One segment of Streptomyces sp. NBC_01463 DNA contains the following:
- a CDS encoding ABC transporter permease, which translates to MRTHVTYMSRSPLEITFAVLVPLVYATLAVYLFRASDDPDRLLTAAVGAGLMGIWSSVLFGSGGAVQNQRWLGTLETLVASPTPLWLVLLPITLATAVIGTYAMGATVIWGAVLFDVPLDFAHPLLFLVAVPVCVLSLGMMGLLLAATFVLLRNANALANPLDAPVWLLSGMLVPVTVLPDWTRPVSWALPTTWGSRAVHAATSGGAGTAGVLVPMAVALALGTLYALVAVMVLGRVEQRARAAATLSLA; encoded by the coding sequence GTGCGTACGCACGTCACGTACATGAGCCGTTCACCGCTCGAAATCACCTTCGCCGTGCTCGTCCCCCTGGTGTACGCGACCCTCGCCGTCTATCTCTTCCGCGCCTCCGACGACCCCGACCGGCTGCTCACGGCGGCCGTCGGTGCGGGGCTGATGGGCATCTGGTCATCGGTGCTCTTCGGATCCGGCGGTGCCGTGCAGAACCAGCGCTGGCTCGGCACGCTGGAGACGCTGGTCGCCTCGCCCACGCCGCTCTGGCTGGTCCTGCTGCCGATCACCCTGGCCACCGCCGTCATCGGCACCTACGCGATGGGGGCGACGGTGATCTGGGGGGCCGTCCTGTTCGATGTGCCGCTCGACTTCGCGCACCCGCTGCTCTTCCTGGTCGCCGTCCCCGTGTGCGTCCTGTCGCTCGGGATGATGGGGCTGTTGCTTGCCGCCACCTTCGTGCTGTTGCGCAACGCCAACGCGCTCGCCAACCCGCTGGACGCCCCCGTGTGGCTGCTGTCCGGGATGCTCGTGCCCGTCACCGTGCTGCCGGACTGGACGCGTCCGGTCTCCTGGGCGCTGCCCACCACCTGGGGCTCGCGCGCGGTGCACGCGGCGACGTCCGGCGGGGCGGGAACCGCCGGTGTGCTGGTCCCGATGGCCGTGGCCCTCGCCCTCGGCACGCTGTACGCGCTGGTCGCGGTCATGGTCCTGGGGCGCGTCGAACAACGTGCGCGGGCCGCCGCCACTCTCTCCCTCGCCTGA
- a CDS encoding ABC transporter permease, whose product MPAPAPAFTATLDPGLDPGRDLAPSPGLRRRIVSALRLVVIGGALSYRALFNWTTPPMFIGTLLVGPLLQLLFFVFLGRQLQVADDQFYLLGNAVVSASTACVYGGTMAVANERRYGTLGAVLLSPRNRAPLWFGRALPYVLNGLVISVFTLTAACLLLGLRIPVGSLPGLAAVLLAAAAGCSAFGLALGALGLRFRDVFLISNVASSALLLLTGANVPRENLPDWMRSVGDVLPMTHAADAARQLSAGGGLDGRGIAAELATGAGYVLLALVLLAVFERGSRRRATLDVM is encoded by the coding sequence ATGCCCGCCCCAGCCCCTGCCTTCACCGCCACCCTCGACCCCGGCCTCGACCCCGGCCGCGACCTCGCCCCCAGCCCTGGCCTTCGGCGGAGGATCGTTTCTGCACTGCGGCTCGTCGTCATCGGAGGTGCCCTGTCCTACCGGGCGTTGTTCAACTGGACGACACCGCCCATGTTCATCGGCACCCTGCTGGTCGGGCCTCTGCTGCAGTTGCTCTTCTTCGTCTTCCTGGGGCGGCAGCTCCAGGTCGCCGACGACCAGTTCTATCTGCTCGGCAACGCGGTCGTCTCCGCGTCGACCGCCTGTGTGTACGGCGGCACGATGGCCGTCGCCAACGAGCGCCGGTACGGGACGCTCGGCGCCGTACTGCTGAGCCCCCGGAATCGTGCTCCGCTCTGGTTCGGACGCGCCCTGCCGTATGTACTGAACGGCCTTGTCATCAGCGTCTTCACGCTCACCGCGGCCTGCCTTCTGCTGGGGCTCCGGATTCCGGTTGGGTCCCTGCCCGGACTGGCAGCGGTCCTGCTCGCGGCTGCGGCCGGATGCTCCGCCTTCGGGCTCGCGCTGGGTGCGCTGGGGCTGCGGTTCCGCGATGTCTTCCTCATCTCGAACGTGGCCAGTTCCGCACTCCTGCTCCTGACCGGCGCGAACGTGCCCCGGGAGAACCTCCCGGACTGGATGCGGAGCGTCGGCGACGTCCTGCCGATGACCCACGCGGCCGATGCCGCCCGTCAGTTGTCCGCCGGTGGCGGCCTCGACGGCCGGGGCATCGCCGCCGAACTCGCGACAGGGGCGGGATACGTGCTGCTCGCCCTGGTGCTGCTGGCGGTGTTCGAACGGGGAAGCCGGCGGCGCGCGACCCTCGACGTGATGTGA
- the topA gene encoding type I DNA topoisomerase has translation MSPTSETAQGGRRLVIVESPAKAKTIKGYLGPGYVVEASVGHIRDLPNGAAEVPDEYTGEVRRLGVDVENDFQPIYVVNADKKAQVRKLKQLLAESDELFLATDEDREGEAIAWHLQEVLKPKVPVHRMVFHEITKDAIRAAVANPRELNQRMVDAQETRRILDRLYGYEVSPVLWKKVMPRLSAGRVQSVATRLVVERERERIAFRSAEYWDLTGTFATGRSGDASDPSTLTARLSAVDGRRIAQGRDFGPDGQLKAGSAQTLHLDETNARALAAALAESTFAVRSVESKPYRRSPYAPFRTTTLQQEASRKLGFGAKATMQVAQKLYENGFITYMRTDSTTLSDTAISAARAQVTQLYGANYLPDKPRTYAGKVKNAQEAHEAIRPSGDRFRTPAETGLTGDQFRLYELIWKRTVASQMKDAVGNSVTVKIGGRASDGRDAEFSASGKTITFHGFMKAYVEGADDPNAELDDRERRLPQVAEGDALTADEVTVDGHATKPPARYTEASLVKELEEREIGRPSTYASIIGTILDRGYVFKKGTALVPSFLSFAVVNLLEKHFGRLVDYDFTARMEDDLDRIARGEAQSVPWLKRFYFGAQAGDDAAGAGKASDAGNGDGDHLGGLKELVTDLGAIDAREISSFPVGNDIKLRVGRYGPYIERGEKDSEGHQRADVPEDLAPDELSVEYAEELLAKPSGDFELGADPVSGNQIIAKDGRYGPYVTEVLPEGTPKTGKNAVKPRTASLFKSMSLDTVTLADALKLMSLPRVVGEDAEGVEITAQNGRYGPYLKKGTDSRSLTSEDQLFDITLEEALAIYAQPKQRGRAAAKPPLKELGTDPVSGAPVVVKDGRFGAYVTDGETNATLRTDDSVEDITPERGYELLAEKRAKGPAKKKTAKKAPAKKAPAKKATAAKKTATATKKTAAKKTTAAKKTTTAVKKSAAKKTATSASSSVSSED, from the coding sequence TTGTCCCCGACCAGCGAGACCGCACAGGGCGGCCGCCGACTCGTCATCGTCGAGTCGCCTGCCAAGGCGAAGACGATCAAGGGCTATCTCGGCCCCGGATACGTCGTCGAGGCGAGCGTCGGGCACATCCGCGACCTCCCGAACGGCGCCGCCGAGGTGCCGGACGAGTACACCGGCGAGGTGCGCCGCCTCGGCGTCGACGTGGAGAACGACTTCCAGCCCATCTACGTCGTCAACGCCGACAAGAAGGCCCAGGTCAGGAAGCTCAAGCAGCTGCTGGCCGAGTCCGACGAACTCTTCCTCGCCACCGATGAGGACCGCGAGGGCGAAGCCATCGCGTGGCACCTGCAGGAAGTCCTCAAGCCCAAGGTCCCGGTCCACCGGATGGTCTTCCACGAGATCACCAAGGACGCGATCCGGGCCGCCGTCGCCAACCCGCGCGAGCTCAACCAGCGCATGGTCGACGCCCAGGAGACCCGACGCATCCTCGACCGCCTCTACGGCTACGAGGTCTCGCCGGTCCTGTGGAAGAAGGTCATGCCCCGGCTGTCGGCGGGCCGTGTCCAGTCCGTCGCCACCCGCCTCGTCGTCGAGCGGGAGCGCGAGCGCATCGCCTTCCGCTCCGCCGAGTACTGGGACCTGACCGGCACTTTCGCCACCGGCCGCTCCGGTGACGCCTCCGACCCCTCGACGCTCACCGCCCGCCTCAGCGCGGTCGACGGGCGCCGCATCGCCCAGGGCCGTGACTTCGGTCCCGACGGGCAGCTCAAGGCCGGGTCCGCGCAGACCCTGCACCTGGACGAGACGAACGCCCGGGCGCTGGCCGCCGCGCTCGCCGAGTCCACGTTCGCCGTGCGGTCCGTCGAGTCGAAGCCGTACCGCCGCTCCCCGTACGCTCCGTTCCGTACGACGACCCTCCAGCAGGAGGCGAGCCGGAAGCTGGGCTTCGGGGCCAAGGCCACCATGCAGGTCGCGCAGAAGCTGTACGAGAACGGCTTCATCACCTATATGCGTACCGACTCCACGACCCTCTCGGACACCGCGATCTCCGCGGCCCGGGCCCAGGTCACGCAGCTGTACGGCGCCAATTACCTGCCGGACAAGCCGCGCACGTACGCCGGCAAGGTCAAGAACGCGCAGGAGGCGCACGAGGCGATCCGCCCCTCCGGCGACCGCTTCCGCACCCCTGCCGAGACCGGTCTCACCGGTGACCAGTTCCGGCTCTACGAGCTGATCTGGAAGCGGACCGTCGCCTCCCAGATGAAGGACGCGGTCGGTAACTCCGTCACCGTCAAGATCGGCGGCCGGGCGAGCGACGGCCGGGACGCCGAGTTCTCCGCGTCCGGCAAGACGATCACCTTCCACGGCTTCATGAAGGCGTACGTCGAAGGCGCCGACGACCCGAACGCCGAGCTCGACGACCGTGAGCGCCGGCTGCCGCAGGTCGCCGAGGGCGACGCGCTGACCGCCGACGAGGTCACCGTCGACGGCCACGCCACCAAGCCGCCGGCCCGCTACACCGAGGCCTCGCTGGTCAAGGAGCTGGAAGAGCGCGAGATCGGCCGCCCGTCGACGTACGCCTCGATCATCGGGACGATCCTCGACCGCGGGTACGTGTTCAAGAAGGGCACGGCGCTCGTCCCGTCCTTCCTGTCGTTCGCCGTGGTCAACCTGCTGGAGAAGCACTTCGGCCGGCTCGTCGACTACGACTTCACGGCCCGCATGGAGGACGACCTCGACCGCATCGCGCGGGGCGAGGCCCAGTCCGTGCCGTGGCTGAAGCGGTTCTACTTCGGTGCGCAGGCCGGTGACGACGCGGCCGGTGCCGGAAAGGCCTCCGACGCGGGCAACGGCGACGGCGACCACCTCGGCGGTCTCAAGGAGCTCGTCACCGACCTCGGTGCGATCGACGCCCGGGAGATCTCCTCGTTCCCCGTCGGCAACGACATCAAGCTCCGCGTCGGCCGCTACGGCCCGTACATCGAGCGCGGCGAGAAGGACTCCGAGGGGCACCAGCGCGCGGACGTCCCCGAGGACCTGGCACCCGACGAGCTGTCCGTCGAGTACGCGGAGGAGCTGCTGGCCAAGCCGAGCGGCGACTTCGAGCTCGGTGCGGACCCGGTGAGCGGGAACCAGATCATCGCCAAGGACGGGCGCTACGGTCCGTACGTCACCGAGGTGCTGCCCGAGGGCACGCCGAAGACCGGCAAGAACGCGGTGAAGCCGCGGACGGCCTCGCTGTTCAAGTCGATGTCGCTGGACACGGTGACGCTGGCCGACGCGCTGAAGCTGATGTCGCTGCCGCGTGTGGTCGGTGAGGACGCCGAGGGTGTCGAGATCACCGCGCAGAACGGCCGCTACGGCCCGTACCTGAAGAAGGGCACGGACTCGCGGTCGCTGACCTCCGAGGACCAGCTCTTCGACATCACCCTCGAAGAGGCCCTCGCCATCTACGCCCAGCCGAAGCAGCGCGGGCGGGCCGCGGCGAAGCCGCCGCTGAAGGAGCTGGGCACGGACCCGGTGAGCGGGGCTCCGGTCGTCGTCAAGGACGGGCGCTTCGGCGCGTACGTCACCGACGGCGAGACGAACGCGACGCTGCGGACCGACGACAGCGTCGAGGACATCACTCCGGAGCGCGGCTACGAGCTGCTCGCCGAGAAGCGGGCCAAGGGGCCGGCCAAGAAGAAGACGGCGAAGAAGGCTCCGGCGAAGAAGGCGCCTGCCAAGAAGGCGACGGCGGCGAAGAAGACGGCTACGGCCACGAAGAAGACCGCGGCGAAGAAGACCACTGCCGCGAAGAAGACGACGACCGCGGTGAAGAAGTCCGCGGCCAAGAAGACGGCGACTTCCGCGTCTTCCTCGGTGTCTTCGGAGGACTGA
- the tmk gene encoding dTMP kinase, whose translation MTRAEQPTVVSPTSDTLAADSRERAVRALLRVPPLKRLWSAQLVGSTGDALALLVLVLLSLQAAVLEGSFGSGYRGAAFAVAAVFGARIISTLLFGAVLLGPLTALTAPGGPLDRRWLMIGADGLRLALLVVAPLWIDWMPDRALLMILITVFVTGAGERLWTIAKDGAAPALLPAPPIEGAAVRPLPDHLDALRRLSLRTDFAAVPVAAAVLLVATLIGNLLGSGLEWFSFHQAALGSYVAAGLFSASISTLYFLELPGSPTPRPRSPLEGLRRPSAGSGPDKGRTGAVPLIVATCAAVAGAIAAAAAVAVLHATDLGGGPATFALLILALTGGTGVGIRTAQKVLPALSRRRLLSLATAVTGVALLAMGLVPDTATVVLIAVLAGYAAGVAANTGHVLVDQETEESRRTRTAEHLQAVVRVLIALGAVGGPLVAAAIGTHRLTAGDFVFAHGGAAFTLMLIGALLLPVAAIVLAKTDDRSGVPLRRDLREALRGGDPAVAPAATGFFLALEGGDGAGKSTQVEALADWIRAKGHEVVVTREPGATPVGKRLRSILLDVSSAGLSNRAEALLYAADRAEHVDSVVRPALERGAIVISDRYIDSSVAYQGAGRDLAPTEIARISRWATSGLVPHLTVLLDVSPETARERFTEAPDRLESEPLEFHNRVRSGFLTLAAADPTRYLVVDAGQEPESITTVVRHRLDQLLPLSEAEIRAREEARKAAEEEARRLAEEEAARKAEEERLERERQEQLAKLRAEEAERKRREEEEARRREAERQAEEARQRAEEARQRAEEERVRLEAEEAAREAEQARLRRQAEEEARLRQEAEAKRLEKQRKAEEALLRAEAARRQAEADAAAAAESARAQAAAAQAEAEAEAAEAAAAAEASRARTSRSAPHSEPSASSTSSSSSSSSSSSSSSSSVPDNELTVPTPIVNPNEITQPVPSPVDPSSGRGRTRHAAPSAPWPSDEAETAMIPKVSDPSGPSGAADETAVLPPVRDADPADRVPRGIFRDERSAGSAPEGENERTRELPQITDPHADREQREQEQHSGRSRRPRPDWAEETPLDDLPTLADELLGDHDDEDPGSTGRGRRPRR comes from the coding sequence ATGACGCGAGCCGAGCAGCCAACGGTCGTGAGCCCCACCTCCGACACACTTGCCGCAGACTCACGCGAGCGCGCCGTACGAGCCCTGTTGCGTGTTCCCCCGCTGAAGCGGTTGTGGAGCGCCCAGCTCGTCGGCAGTACCGGCGATGCACTCGCCCTTCTCGTGCTGGTGTTGCTGTCGCTGCAAGCGGCGGTCCTTGAGGGCTCATTCGGATCCGGATACCGCGGGGCGGCCTTCGCCGTCGCCGCCGTGTTCGGGGCCCGGATTATTTCCACCCTGCTCTTCGGAGCCGTACTCCTGGGGCCGTTGACGGCCCTGACGGCGCCGGGAGGGCCGCTCGACCGGCGGTGGCTGATGATCGGCGCCGACGGGCTGCGGCTCGCGCTGCTGGTCGTCGCGCCGCTGTGGATCGACTGGATGCCCGACAGGGCGCTCCTGATGATCCTCATCACCGTCTTCGTCACCGGCGCCGGTGAGCGGCTGTGGACGATCGCGAAGGACGGGGCGGCGCCCGCGCTGCTGCCCGCGCCGCCGATCGAGGGCGCCGCGGTGCGCCCGCTGCCGGATCACCTGGACGCGCTGCGCAGGCTCTCCCTGCGGACCGACTTCGCCGCCGTTCCCGTCGCCGCCGCCGTGCTGCTGGTCGCCACACTGATCGGCAATCTGCTGGGCTCGGGCCTGGAGTGGTTCTCCTTCCACCAGGCGGCCCTCGGCTCGTACGTCGCGGCCGGGCTGTTCTCCGCCTCCATCTCCACCCTGTACTTCCTGGAACTGCCCGGTTCGCCGACGCCCCGGCCGCGCTCGCCCCTGGAGGGGCTGCGCCGGCCGTCCGCCGGCAGCGGACCGGACAAGGGCCGCACCGGCGCCGTACCGCTGATCGTCGCGACCTGTGCCGCCGTCGCCGGAGCGATCGCGGCCGCGGCCGCCGTCGCCGTCCTGCACGCCACCGACCTGGGTGGTGGCCCCGCCACCTTCGCCCTGCTGATCCTCGCCCTGACCGGCGGCACGGGCGTCGGCATCCGTACCGCGCAGAAGGTGCTGCCGGCCCTGTCGCGCCGCCGGCTGCTCTCCCTGGCCACCGCCGTCACCGGGGTCGCGCTCCTTGCGATGGGCCTGGTGCCGGACACGGCGACCGTCGTCCTGATCGCCGTGCTCGCCGGATACGCGGCGGGTGTCGCCGCCAACACCGGCCATGTCCTCGTCGACCAGGAGACCGAGGAATCCCGCCGGACCCGCACCGCCGAACACCTCCAGGCCGTCGTCCGGGTCCTGATCGCGCTCGGCGCGGTCGGCGGCCCCCTGGTGGCCGCCGCCATAGGAACCCACCGGCTGACCGCGGGGGACTTCGTCTTCGCGCACGGTGGCGCGGCCTTCACCCTGATGCTGATCGGCGCCCTGCTGCTGCCGGTCGCCGCGATCGTCCTCGCGAAGACGGACGACCGTTCTGGAGTGCCGCTGCGCCGTGATCTGCGGGAGGCGCTGCGTGGCGGCGACCCGGCGGTCGCCCCCGCCGCGACCGGCTTCTTCCTCGCCCTGGAGGGCGGCGACGGAGCGGGCAAGTCCACCCAGGTCGAAGCGCTCGCCGACTGGATCCGCGCCAAGGGCCACGAGGTCGTCGTCACCCGTGAACCGGGCGCGACCCCCGTCGGCAAGCGGCTGCGCTCGATCCTGCTCGACGTTTCGTCGGCCGGGCTCTCCAACCGGGCCGAGGCACTGCTGTACGCCGCCGACCGCGCCGAGCACGTCGACTCGGTCGTGCGTCCGGCGCTGGAGCGCGGCGCGATCGTCATCTCCGACCGCTACATCGACTCGTCCGTCGCCTACCAGGGCGCGGGCCGTGATCTCGCGCCGACCGAGATCGCCCGGATCTCGCGCTGGGCGACGAGCGGCCTCGTACCGCATCTGACCGTGCTTCTGGACGTCTCCCCGGAGACCGCGCGGGAACGGTTCACCGAGGCGCCCGACCGGCTGGAGTCCGAGCCGCTCGAATTCCACAACCGGGTGCGTTCCGGCTTCCTGACGCTGGCCGCCGCCGACCCGACGCGCTACCTGGTGGTGGACGCCGGCCAGGAACCGGAGTCGATCACCACGGTCGTACGTCACCGGCTCGACCAGCTCCTTCCGCTCTCCGAGGCCGAGATCAGGGCCCGGGAGGAGGCGCGCAAGGCCGCCGAGGAGGAGGCCCGTCGCCTCGCCGAGGAGGAGGCCGCGCGCAAGGCGGAGGAAGAGCGCCTGGAGCGCGAACGGCAGGAGCAGCTCGCCAAGCTCCGCGCCGAGGAGGCGGAGCGCAAGCGCCGCGAGGAGGAGGAAGCGCGCCGCCGCGAGGCCGAACGCCAGGCGGAGGAGGCCCGTCAGCGTGCGGAGGAGGCGCGGCAGCGCGCCGAGGAGGAGCGGGTCAGGCTCGAAGCGGAGGAGGCCGCCCGCGAGGCGGAGCAGGCGCGGCTGCGCCGCCAGGCCGAGGAGGAGGCCCGGCTCCGTCAGGAGGCCGAGGCCAAGCGGCTGGAGAAGCAGCGCAAGGCGGAGGAGGCCCTGCTGAGGGCCGAGGCCGCTCGCAGGCAGGCGGAGGCCGATGCCGCGGCCGCGGCGGAGAGTGCGCGGGCCCAGGCGGCCGCGGCCCAGGCGGAAGCCGAGGCAGAGGCGGCCGAGGCCGCTGCTGCGGCGGAGGCTTCGCGTGCCCGGACCTCGCGGTCCGCGCCGCATTCCGAGCCGTCTGCGTCTTCCACGTCCTCGTCCTCGTCCTCGTCCTCGTCGTCGTCCTCGTCCTCGTCTTCCGTTCCGGACAACGAGCTGACGGTGCCGACCCCGATCGTGAACCCGAACGAGATCACTCAGCCGGTGCCCTCTCCGGTGGATCCGTCCTCCGGCCGGGGACGGACTCGGCACGCGGCCCCGTCCGCGCCCTGGCCGTCCGACGAGGCCGAGACGGCGATGATCCCGAAGGTCTCCGATCCGTCCGGGCCGTCCGGTGCCGCGGACGAGACGGCGGTGCTGCCGCCGGTACGGGACGCCGACCCCGCCGACCGGGTGCCGCGCGGCATCTTCCGGGACGAGCGCTCAGCGGGCTCCGCACCTGAGGGCGAGAACGAACGCACCCGTGAGCTGCCGCAGATCACCGATCCGCACGCGGACCGGGAGCAGCGGGAGCAGGAGCAGCATTCGGGCCGGTCGCGGCGGCCGCGTCCCGACTGGGCGGAGGAGACTCCGCTGGACGATCTGCCCACGCTGGCCGACGAACTGCTCGGTGACCACGACGACGAGGACCCCGGGTCCACCGGCCGGGGGCGCCGCCCGCGCCGCTGA
- a CDS encoding DNA polymerase III subunit delta' has translation MSVWDDLVGQDRVQEQLAAAARDADALVTAQATGEPVPPGSKMTHAWLFTGPPGSGRSTAARAFAASLQCTSPDRALGGAPGCGFCDGCHTSLIGTHADVDVIRTDLLSIGVKETRELVRRAQLSPAVGRWQVIVMEDADRLTEGAGNVLLKAVEEPAPRTVWLLCAPSLEDVLPTIRSRCRHLTLRTPSVDAVADVLIRRDGIEPERAAAAARATQGHIGRARRLATDERARARRAAVLKLPLRVEDIGGCLKAAQELIDTATDDAKQASEDVDVKETEDMKAALGASAGGRMPRGTAGVMKELEDRQKRRKTRTQRDSLDLALTELTGFYRDVLALQLGSRIAIANADAQDSLDRIVRSSTPERTLRRIEAVGACRRALDRNVAPLLAVEAMTMALRAG, from the coding sequence ATGTCCGTATGGGACGACCTGGTCGGCCAGGACCGCGTGCAGGAGCAGCTCGCTGCCGCCGCCAGGGATGCCGACGCGCTGGTCACCGCCCAGGCCACGGGGGAGCCGGTGCCGCCCGGCTCGAAGATGACCCATGCCTGGCTGTTCACCGGCCCGCCGGGCTCCGGGCGGTCCACCGCCGCCCGGGCCTTCGCCGCGTCGCTGCAGTGCACCAGCCCGGACCGTGCCCTGGGCGGGGCACCGGGCTGCGGTTTCTGCGACGGCTGTCACACGAGCCTCATCGGGACACACGCCGACGTCGACGTGATCCGCACCGATCTGCTGTCCATCGGTGTGAAGGAGACCCGCGAGCTAGTCCGCCGCGCCCAGCTCTCGCCGGCCGTCGGACGGTGGCAGGTCATCGTCATGGAGGACGCCGACCGCCTCACCGAGGGCGCGGGCAATGTGCTGCTGAAGGCGGTCGAGGAGCCCGCGCCGCGCACGGTGTGGCTGCTCTGCGCGCCCTCGCTGGAGGACGTGCTGCCCACGATCCGTTCCCGCTGCCGCCATCTCACCCTGCGCACTCCGTCGGTCGACGCCGTAGCGGATGTGCTGATCCGGCGGGACGGCATCGAGCCGGAGCGGGCCGCCGCCGCAGCCCGGGCCACCCAGGGACACATCGGCAGGGCCCGTCGCCTCGCCACCGACGAGCGGGCCCGCGCCCGCCGGGCGGCCGTCCTGAAGCTGCCGCTGCGCGTCGAGGACATCGGGGGCTGTCTGAAGGCCGCGCAGGAGCTGATCGACACCGCCACGGACGACGCGAAGCAGGCCTCGGAGGATGTCGACGTCAAGGAGACGGAGGACATGAAGGCCGCGCTCGGCGCCTCCGCCGGGGGCCGGATGCCGCGTGGCACCGCAGGGGTGATGAAGGAGCTGGAGGACCGGCAGAAGCGCCGCAAGACGCGTACGCAGCGCGACAGCCTCGATCTGGCCCTCACCGAACTGACCGGGTTCTACCGCGATGTGCTCGCCCTGCAGCTGGGCTCGCGCATCGCCATCGCCAACGCCGACGCGCAGGATTCCCTCGACCGGATCGTGCGCTCGTCCACGCCCGAGCGCACCCTGCGCCGGATCGAGGCGGTGGGCGCCTGCCGCCGGGCGCTGGACCGGAATGTGGCCCCGCTGCTCGCGGTGGAGGCGATGACGATGGCGCTGCGGGCGGGCTGA
- a CDS encoding alpha/beta hydrolase gives MDTRRPFRTLALALGTAGLLISGCSSGSSTSGASSPAQAASASPSAVPTALKSFYGQHLSWRDCGVSGFQCTTMKAPLDYAKPDGDEIKLAVSRKKATGPGKRIGSLLVNPGGPGGSAIGYLQGYAAIGYPAQVRARYDMVAIDPRGVARSEPVECLTGSQMDAYTQVDQTPDDAVEVTKLSGAFKKFATGCEQRSGEILPHVSTVDTARDMDMLRALLGDEQLHYVGASYGTFLGATYAELFPGRVGRLVLDGAMDPSLASVDMNRDQTAGFETAFQSFAQDCVKKADCPLGTTSAADAATNLKKLFSDLDAKPIPTGESRKLGESLATTGVIAAMYDETAWPQLREALTAARAGDGSGLLALADSYYEREPNGTYANLMYANAAVNCLDLPPAFATSEAVTQALPTFEKASPVFGKGFAWASLNCAYWPVPATGTPHRIKAEGAAPIVVVGTTRDPATPYKWAQSLAGQLSSGTLLTYEGDGHTAYGRGSDCIDTAINTYLLEGTPPADGKKCS, from the coding sequence ATGGACACCAGGCGCCCGTTCCGCACCCTCGCCCTCGCGCTCGGCACAGCCGGCCTCCTCATCTCCGGCTGCAGCAGCGGAAGTTCGACTTCGGGCGCCTCGTCCCCGGCGCAGGCGGCCTCGGCCTCTCCGTCCGCCGTGCCGACAGCGCTGAAGTCGTTCTACGGCCAGCACCTGAGCTGGCGGGACTGCGGTGTCAGCGGATTCCAGTGCACCACGATGAAGGCGCCGCTCGACTACGCGAAGCCGGACGGCGACGAGATCAAGCTGGCGGTGTCCCGGAAGAAGGCCACCGGACCGGGCAAGCGGATCGGCTCCCTCCTGGTGAACCCGGGAGGTCCCGGCGGATCCGCCATCGGCTATCTCCAGGGCTATGCCGCGATCGGCTACCCGGCGCAGGTGCGCGCCCGCTACGACATGGTCGCCATCGATCCGCGCGGGGTGGCGCGCAGCGAACCCGTCGAATGTCTCACCGGTTCGCAGATGGACGCCTACACCCAGGTCGACCAGACGCCGGACGACGCGGTCGAGGTCACGAAGCTGAGCGGTGCGTTCAAGAAGTTCGCCACGGGCTGCGAGCAGCGCTCGGGCGAGATCCTGCCGCACGTCTCGACCGTGGACACGGCCCGCGACATGGACATGCTGCGCGCCCTGCTCGGTGACGAGCAGCTGCACTACGTCGGCGCCTCGTACGGCACCTTCCTGGGCGCGACGTACGCCGAGCTCTTCCCCGGGCGGGTGGGCCGGCTCGTCCTCGACGGCGCGATGGACCCCTCGCTGGCATCGGTCGACATGAACCGCGACCAGACGGCGGGCTTCGAGACCGCCTTCCAGTCCTTCGCCCAGGACTGCGTGAAGAAGGCGGACTGCCCGCTCGGCACGACATCCGCAGCCGACGCGGCGACCAACCTGAAGAAGCTGTTCAGCGACCTCGACGCGAAGCCGATCCCCACGGGCGAGTCCCGGAAGCTCGGCGAGTCCCTCGCCACCACCGGCGTCATCGCCGCGATGTACGACGAGACGGCCTGGCCCCAGCTCCGCGAGGCGCTCACCGCTGCCCGGGCGGGCGACGGATCGGGCCTGCTCGCCCTGGCCGACAGCTACTACGAGCGCGAGCCGAACGGTACGTACGCGAATCTCATGTACGCCAACGCTGCCGTGAACTGCCTCGACCTCCCGCCCGCCTTCGCCACCTCCGAGGCGGTCACCCAGGCCCTCCCCACCTTCGAGAAGGCCTCCCCGGTCTTCGGCAAGGGCTTCGCCTGGGCCTCCCTGAACTGCGCCTACTGGCCGGTCCCCGCCACCGGCACCCCGCACCGGATCAAGGCCGAGGGCGCCGCCCCGATCGTGGTCGTCGGCACCACCCGCGACCCGGCGACCCCGTACAAGTGGGCCCAGTCCCTCGCCGGCCAGCTCTCGTCCGGCACCCTCCTCACCTACGAGGGCGACGGGCACACGGCGTACGGCCGCGGCAGCGACTGCATCGACACGGCGATCAACACCTACCTCCTGGAGGGCACCCCGCCGGCCGACGGCAAGAAGTGCTCCTGA